In Campylobacter vulpis, a genomic segment contains:
- a CDS encoding efflux RND transporter periplasmic adaptor subunit — translation MVGVLVLLALAIYMYFSKEDVEYLTQKITRKNISQTIEAVGKVYAKEQVDVGAQVSGQIVKLYVDVGDRVKQGDLIAQIDKDKQQNDLDITKARLESARANLESKKVALNIASKQYVREQKLYAKRATSLESLETLKDNYFTLKANVAALNAEVIELEITLKNVQKDLDYTIITAPMDGVIINVAVDEGQTVNANQNTPTIVRIANLEQMEVRMEIAEADVSKIKIGTKLEFSLLSNPEKTYKAQIASIDPADTQISDLSSQQNSSNSSNSTSNAIYYYAKFFVDNQDDLLRIGMSIQNEIVVASANDVLAVPTYAIKNDEGGYFVEILERDRVRKAYVKLGIKDALNTEILEGVSEGEDLIISSSLEALAPAMKFGF, via the coding sequence ATGGTGGGCGTTTTAGTGCTTTTAGCACTTGCTATTTATATGTATTTTTCTAAGGAAGATGTAGAGTATCTTACGCAAAAAATTACACGCAAAAATATCTCTCAAACCATAGAGGCTGTGGGTAAGGTCTATGCTAAAGAGCAAGTTGATGTGGGCGCACAAGTAAGCGGACAAATCGTAAAGCTTTATGTTGATGTTGGGGATAGGGTTAAGCAAGGAGACTTAATCGCTCAAATTGATAAGGATAAGCAGCAAAATGACCTTGATATCACTAAGGCTAGGCTTGAGAGTGCAAGAGCAAATTTGGAAAGTAAAAAAGTCGCCCTAAATATCGCCTCTAAGCAGTATGTAAGAGAGCAAAAGCTTTATGCGAAAAGAGCGACTTCGCTTGAGAGCCTTGAAACGCTTAAGGATAATTATTTTACACTTAAAGCAAATGTGGCGGCTTTAAATGCGGAGGTGATTGAGCTTGAAATCACGCTTAAAAACGTGCAAAAAGATTTAGATTATACCATTATCACAGCTCCTATGGACGGCGTAATTATCAATGTGGCGGTTGATGAGGGGCAAACGGTTAATGCTAATCAAAACACCCCGACCATCGTTAGAATCGCAAATTTAGAACAAATGGAAGTGAGAATGGAAATCGCAGAAGCTGATGTGAGTAAAATTAAAATCGGCACTAAGCTTGAATTTTCTTTACTTAGTAATCCTGAAAAAACTTATAAAGCACAAATTGCTAGCATAGATCCAGCCGATACGCAAATTAGTGATTTAAGTTCCCAGCAAAATAGCTCAAATAGCTCAAATTCTACGAGTAATGCCATTTATTATTATGCGAAATTTTTTGTGGATAACCAAGATGACTTATTGCGTATAGGTATGAGCATACAAAATGAAATCGTGGTGGCGAGTGCAAATGATGTCCTTGCTGTGCCAACTTATGCAATTAAAAACGATGAGGGAGGCTATTTTGTCGAAATTTTAGAAAGGGATAGAGTGCGTAAAGCTTATGTTAAGCTTGGCATAAAAGATGCGTTAAATACCGAAATTTTGGAGGGTGTGAGTGAGGGAGAGGATTTAATCATCTCTTCAAGCCTTGAAGCGCTAGCTCCAGCGATGAAATTTGGATTTTAA
- a CDS encoding SGNH/GDSL hydrolase family protein: protein MQVIKFLFILVVVFVLVVLVMNKSISSYLEQKYHIIFYPQNDILNEADALKVKLEQVRMILSNESIMTEFEVEKEENLSVKKEQNLSLVLEKPEVIIEPEANISFIDNTKLEVSLNEEFLLIGDSLMQGVAVALNKDLKALGLKVVDLSKQNTGLSYKSYFDWAKETTKTLQNNKNIKYLIVLLGANDPWDIKKGGIYHRFNSKSWLEIYTQRVDEILKIAAKYNAKVLWYEIPPVKKEDLNKKISVLNQIYSQEILKNKGIFINTKLFFSKNDAYSAYIKDENNKSIKVRSDDGVHFTPSGAKEMSKLLLEYIKIKDINASF, encoded by the coding sequence ATGCAAGTTATTAAATTTTTATTTATCTTAGTTGTTGTTTTTGTTTTGGTTGTTTTGGTGATGAATAAGAGCATTAGTTCTTATTTAGAGCAAAAATATCACATCATTTTTTATCCACAAAATGATATTTTAAACGAGGCAGATGCCTTGAAAGTTAAGCTTGAGCAAGTGCGTATGATTTTGAGTAATGAAAGCATAATGACAGAATTTGAAGTGGAAAAAGAGGAAAATTTAAGCGTCAAGAAAGAGCAGAATTTAAGCTTAGTTTTGGAAAAACCTGAAGTCATTATAGAGCCTGAAGCAAATATTAGTTTTATTGATAATACCAAGCTAGAAGTTAGTCTTAATGAAGAATTTTTACTTATAGGCGATTCTTTAATGCAAGGTGTTGCAGTGGCATTAAATAAGGATTTGAAAGCTTTGGGCTTAAAGGTTGTGGATTTAAGTAAGCAAAATACAGGACTTTCTTATAAGTCTTATTTTGACTGGGCTAAAGAGACGACTAAGACCTTGCAAAATAATAAAAATATTAAATATTTAATTGTTTTACTAGGCGCAAATGATCCTTGGGACATTAAAAAGGGTGGAATTTACCATCGCTTTAATTCTAAATCGTGGCTTGAAATTTACACACAAAGAGTTGATGAAATTCTAAAAATCGCAGCAAAATACAATGCAAAGGTTTTATGGTATGAAATTCCTCCCGTGAAAAAAGAGGATTTAAATAAAAAAATCAGCGTTTTAAATCAAATTTATAGTCAAGAAATCTTAAAAAATAAGGGCATTTTCATTAATACCAAGCTTTTTTTTAGTAAAAATGACGCCTATTCAGCCTATATTAAAGATGAAAATAATAAAAGCATTAAGGTAAGAAGTGATGATGGAGTGCATTTTACGCCAAGTGGAGCGAAAGAAATGTCAAAACTTTTACTTGAATACATTAAAATAAAGGACATTAATGCGAGTTTTTAG
- the panD gene encoding aspartate 1-decarboxylase codes for MQITILKSKIHRATVNEARLDYVGSISIDEELLKASGMFEYEKVQVVNVNNGARFETYTIATKEKGMICLNGAAARQVQVGDKIIIMAYANLEEKELSKHKPKVVFVDENNAITKISHYEKHGELF; via the coding sequence ATGCAAATTACAATATTAAAATCTAAAATTCACAGAGCCACAGTGAATGAAGCGAGGCTTGATTATGTGGGAAGTATCAGCATAGATGAGGAACTTCTTAAAGCAAGTGGAATGTTTGAGTATGAAAAGGTGCAAGTGGTTAATGTTAATAATGGTGCAAGGTTTGAAACCTATACCATAGCAACCAAAGAAAAGGGAATGATTTGCCTTAATGGTGCGGCGGCTAGACAGGTGCAAGTGGGAGATAAAATCATCATTATGGCGTATGCGAATTTGGAGGAAAAAGAATTAAGCAAACATAAACCAAAAGTTGTTTTTGTCGATGAAAATAACGCCATTACTAAAATCAGTCATTATGAGAAGCACGGAGAATTGTTTTAA
- a CDS encoding M48 family metallopeptidase: MLLIAILCLYTAFFALISYVQIRFLEQEREKKAEILNEEEYKRAADIAIENEKFELFSNFYHLIINIAWLGFGFAYLKALLISENSRLENTLFLLAFLVIGALLNLPLSIYSDFVKNKAQGFSNMSVSLFIKDSLKSLALLLIFGFAIIYILLLCYEFLGALWWLGAFAFSFCVILVINLIYPTLIAPLFNKMQKLDDENLLNKIENLMKQCGFNANGVYVIDASKRDKRLNAYFGGLFKSKRVVLFDTLLKALSEKELLAVLGHELGHFVHKDILKALVSGALMLFALFFLFANLPEFFYTQSGLEGVNAGVFALLLIFGSIFTSLISPLLNFLSRKNEFAADQHGAKLSSKEDMKNALIALARENKAFIKTSRIYTIFHLSHPSISDRLKALV, encoded by the coding sequence ATGTTGTTGATCGCGATTTTATGTCTTTATACAGCTTTTTTTGCACTGATTTCTTATGTGCAAATTCGTTTTTTAGAGCAAGAAAGAGAGAAAAAGGCGGAAATTTTAAACGAAGAAGAGTATAAAAGGGCGGCGGATATTGCCATTGAAAATGAAAAATTCGAGCTTTTTTCTAATTTTTATCATCTTATTATTAACATAGCTTGGCTTGGTTTTGGCTTTGCTTATCTTAAAGCTTTACTGATAAGTGAAAATTCGAGGCTTGAAAATACCTTATTTTTGTTAGCTTTTTTGGTAATTGGAGCTTTACTTAATTTGCCTTTAAGCATTTATAGCGACTTTGTAAAAAATAAGGCACAAGGCTTTTCAAATATGAGCGTGTCGCTTTTTATAAAAGATAGTTTGAAATCTTTAGCCTTACTTCTTATTTTTGGCTTTGCAATTATCTACATTTTGCTTTTATGCTATGAATTTTTAGGGGCTTTATGGTGGCTTGGGGCTTTTGCCTTTTCTTTTTGTGTGATTTTAGTGATAAATCTCATTTACCCCACCCTCATTGCTCCACTTTTTAATAAAATGCAAAAGCTTGATGATGAGAATTTGTTAAATAAAATTGAAAATTTAATGAAGCAATGTGGCTTTAATGCAAATGGCGTTTATGTCATCGATGCAAGTAAGAGAGATAAAAGGCTTAATGCTTATTTTGGAGGGCTTTTTAAGAGTAAAAGAGTGGTGCTTTTTGATACGCTTTTGAAAGCTTTGAGTGAAAAAGAGCTTTTAGCTGTTTTGGGACACGAGCTTGGACATTTTGTGCATAAAGATATTTTAAAAGCCCTTGTGAGCGGGGCTTTGATGCTTTTTGCGTTATTTTTTCTTTTTGCAAATTTACCTGAATTTTTTTATACGCAAAGTGGCTTGGAGGGTGTGAATGCGGGAGTTTTTGCTCTTTTGCTTATATTTGGTTCTATTTTTACCTCCCTTATTTCCCCTTTGCTTAATTTTTTAAGCCGTAAAAATGAATTTGCCGCTGATCAACACGGAGCAAAATTAAGCTCAAAAGAGGATATGAAAAATGCCTTAATCGCCCTTGCGAGGGAAAATAAAGCCTTTATTAAGACAAGTCGAATTTACACCATTTTTCATCTTTCTCACCCTAGCATTAGTGATAGGCTTAAGGCACTTGTTTGA
- a CDS encoding HemK/PrmC family methyltransferase, with protein sequence MKIKEALSLAKIQLKEKANEALFILCELLQKDRTWLFLNEDLDFDESEYFELIRRFKEGEPYEYLFKKADFYGLNFHIEKGVLIPRYDSEILLSKILDLVQKEKLKNALEIGFGSGILSIILAKNLKLNIKACDINEKAFKIALKNAKKHEVLIDFILSDFEKLDVKEGEFDLIFSNPPYIKNSYPLDKWVQNEPRNALFGGEKGYEFLEKIILFAYQKRAKFLACEFGYDQKEILSQILEKYNFKAKFFKDENGFDRAFVAKRLYLG encoded by the coding sequence TTGAAAATCAAAGAGGCTTTAAGCCTTGCTAAAATACAGCTTAAAGAAAAGGCTAATGAAGCTTTATTTATCTTATGTGAGCTTTTACAAAAGGATAGGACTTGGCTTTTTTTAAATGAAGATTTGGACTTTGATGAGAGTGAGTATTTTGAGCTTATAAGGCGTTTTAAGGAGGGTGAGCCTTATGAATATCTTTTTAAAAAAGCGGATTTTTATGGACTAAATTTTCACATTGAAAAGGGTGTTTTAATCCCGCGTTATGATAGTGAAATTTTACTTAGCAAAATTTTGGATCTAGTTCAAAAAGAAAAATTAAAAAATGCTCTTGAAATAGGCTTTGGAAGCGGAATTTTAAGCATTATTTTAGCGAAGAATTTAAAACTTAATATTAAGGCTTGCGATATTAATGAAAAAGCTTTTAAAATTGCCCTTAAAAATGCCAAAAAACACGAAGTTCTAATAGATTTTATACTAAGTGATTTTGAAAAGCTTGATGTGAAAGAGGGTGAATTTGACTTGATTTTTTCAAATCCTCCCTATATTAAAAATTCTTATCCTCTTGATAAATGGGTGCAAAATGAGCCTAGAAATGCCCTTTTTGGTGGAGAAAAAGGCTATGAGTTTTTAGAAAAAATTATCCTTTTTGCTTATCAAAAAAGGGCAAAATTTTTAGCCTGTGAATTTGGTTATGACCAAAAAGAAATTTTAAGTCAAATTTTAGAAAAATACAATTTTAAAGCGAAATTTTTTAAAGATGAAAATGGCTTTGATAGGGCTTTTGTCGCAAAAAGACTTTATTTAGGCTAA
- a CDS encoding GDSL-type esterase/lipase family protein: MRVFRLLILILSLSLSLKADLNEEIESILKQSANSKSFKSYVAKKDLKKLEKKYKAKKDFSIRIYGDSHMAADFFPRVIRDYLLRSNAVGFAYALQPKYQQNLNLTYGFKNFTILNSKITDEKQHNYPLGGIIAKADKKGATINLNTKLETKEFKVGFLFKAPFSQNAFSVKDAKDKSFILRSNAKDKWSYKEITSTFPLKITALQEKAELGGYFIMDKKGKSIFLDTIAINGARSDLWKSWNLDVMKKELSILKNDLIILAYGSNDALLRDFNAVEFKKNYKELFKILRQENKNAIFMLISPPTVTQKKGQDYILSPNFHAVKKAIYELAKEEKTLLFDMHEFMQESGGKALWIEKKFSLRDVHLSIKGYELMAKKMLDELRKFFD, translated from the coding sequence ATGCGAGTTTTTAGGCTTTTGATTCTTATTTTAAGCCTTAGCTTAAGTCTTAAGGCGGATTTAAATGAAGAAATTGAAAGCATTTTAAAACAAAGTGCAAATTCTAAATCTTTTAAAAGCTATGTCGCAAAAAAAGATCTTAAAAAGCTTGAAAAAAAATATAAGGCAAAAAAAGACTTTAGCATACGCATTTATGGGGATTCTCATATGGCTGCGGATTTTTTCCCGCGTGTGATAAGGGATTATTTATTACGCTCAAATGCTGTTGGTTTTGCCTATGCTTTGCAGCCTAAATATCAGCAAAATCTTAATTTAACTTATGGGTTTAAGAATTTTACCATTTTAAATTCTAAAATTACTGATGAAAAGCAGCATAATTATCCCTTAGGAGGCATCATAGCAAAGGCTGATAAGAAAGGTGCTACAATCAATTTAAACACTAAGCTAGAAACAAAGGAATTTAAAGTCGGCTTTCTGTTTAAAGCTCCATTTTCTCAAAATGCTTTTAGTGTAAAAGACGCGAAAGATAAAAGCTTTATTCTACGCTCAAATGCTAAGGACAAATGGTCTTATAAAGAAATCACTTCTACTTTTCCTTTAAAAATCACCGCCTTACAAGAAAAAGCCGAGCTTGGCGGCTATTTTATAATGGATAAAAAAGGCAAAAGCATTTTTTTAGATACCATAGCGATTAATGGTGCTAGAAGTGATTTGTGGAAAAGCTGGAATTTAGATGTTATGAAAAAGGAATTAAGCATATTAAAAAATGATTTAATTATCCTTGCTTACGGCTCAAATGACGCTTTATTAAGGGATTTTAATGCAGTAGAATTTAAGAAAAATTACAAGGAATTATTTAAAATTTTAAGACAGGAAAACAAAAATGCTATTTTTATGCTTATCTCCCCTCCAACCGTAACGCAAAAAAAAGGTCAAGATTATATCTTAAGTCCTAATTTTCATGCTGTTAAAAAGGCTATTTATGAACTAGCAAAAGAGGAAAAAACACTTTTATTTGATATGCACGAATTTATGCAAGAAAGTGGTGGCAAAGCCCTTTGGATAGAGAAAAAATTTTCTTTAAGAGATGTGCATTTGAGTATTAAGGGCTATGAGCTTATGGCAAAAAAAATGCTAGATGAGCTTAGAAAGTTTTTTGATTAG